The genomic stretch ACAGGGAGTATTTTGATAAACAATAAAGGATATGAAAAGGATTTTGTTTTTGCTTTGGGGATTACTGGTATTTTACCAGGTTGGAGCGCAGAACCGGAAAATAGCATTTGAGAAGACAACTTTGCGAGAAGCCTTGAATAAGGCCTCTTCCGAGAGGAAATTGACATTCGTGGACTGTTACACGGAATATTGCGGACCTTGCAAGACGATGGATGCGTTAGTATTCACGTTGGATAGTGTTGCCGATTTCTTTAATTCCACGTTCGTGAACGTGAAGTTGGATATGTTGTCCGAGGATGGCAAGCAATACGCGGATACGTATAAAATCGGGGCATACCCGTCGTTCCTGTTGTTGGATCACGAGGGAAAGATCGTGTACAAGTTTGTCGGGGGCAAAACGGCGGACGTGTTCATGGCGGAGATCAGGAAAGGGATGAGGCCGGATAACCGGGTAGCCCGGATGAACGAGACTTATGCTTCGGGGAAGTATTCCAACGATTTTCTGCGGGAATACGTTCAGTTGAAGTTGCAGTTGCTCGAACGAAAGGAGTGTCTCCGGCTTGGAAAAGAGTATTTTGACCGGCTCACGCCCCGGGAGCGGGTGAAGGCTGAGAACTGGTTTTTGTTCGAGGATCGGGTTCTGGGTGGTGTTAATAGCGCAAACATGCGTTATTTGTTGGAGCATTGGCAAGAGTTTGTAAAAGAGTACGGGGAGGAAAAGGTGTTTGACCGGATTACTTCGCTTTACAGGGATATGACGGAATGGGTGTTGCAAGGTTGGTATTTCAATGATTTCGAACGTAAGCCGGAAGATTTTGTGTATTATAAACAAAGAATAGCGGCAATCCCGGTTCATTTTCAGCGGGATTACCTGATCATGATGGACGTGAACAAGGCTATTTGCGAGGGGGATAAGGCAACGGCCCGGAAACTTCTGGAAGATCATATCGCTGATTTTGACAAGAAAAATCAACAAGTGATGTTCGGGGGGATGTCTTTATTCCCGTTGCGTGAGGGAAAGTATGATCCGCAATTATTAAATATTGCCCGTAAAGTGGTGCAAAGTGACGGGTTGACGAACTTGGTGAATTATTTTAAGTCGATTTTGAGCCCGGAAGAGGTGTACACGGGCGAAAAGTATGACGTGCAGAATTTGAAGGATAAAATTGGTTCCACGATGATCGTTCCCTTTTTTCACCCGACAAAACCGTTATTCTGGTACGTGTGGGATGACGGTTCCGGGAAACGGGTTTATTATGCCTATGATGCCCGGATGGGGAAACGGGAATTGTATGATCAGGAAGTTATTGATAGCTTGGTGCGGGATATGTTTCCGGGACAAGAGGGGAGTGTTTACTATTCTCCGGAATTTGAAGGAGATGAATTGTTAGCTAAATTGCAGGTTCGGGGAAAGACGTTCGTGTATGATGCCCGAAAACGAGTGTTATTACCTTCCGAACCCAAGAAATACCCGGAAGTGCGTCCGTATGGGGTATCTCCGGATTTAAAGTACGAGTTGATCACGAGAGAACATGATCTGTGGTTGGAGGATAAAGATCAGAAGAAACAGGTACAACTTACTTTTGACGGGGAGGACGATTATGAATTTGAAATTCCGGATATCGAGTGGTTGACGGAAGACGGGACTTTTTACATCACGAGAAAAGATGAACGGGATATAAGGACTTTTCCCCTGGTGTATTCTCTTCGGGAACCGCAACCTGTTGTTTCCGAGTATAAATACGAATTACCGGGAGATACGCTTGTAGCGAGGCAGGAGTTGTTTGTCGGTAATGTCAGAACGGGTGATTTTAAAAAGGTCGACGTGGAACGGTGGCGGGGGCAGTTGCTGGAAGTGCTGAAAGTTGCCGATGTGCATGATCGGGTATTTTTTATTCGCAAGAAGGGAACGCGGGATGAGTTTGAGTTGTGTTCCGCGGATGCGAAGACGGGGGAAGTGAAAGTGATACTACACGAGGTTAGTAAACCGTATCTGAATGAAGAGTTATTCAGTTGTCGGGTGGTGAACGGGGGGAAAGATATTTTCCTGTGGTCGGATCGTTCCGGTTGGGGACATTATTATCATTATTCCGGTGAAGGGAAGTTGTTGAACGCGGTTACTTCGGGAGAGTGGACGGCTGGGAGAATCATGAAGATCGACACGGAGAAGAAACAGATCTACCTGTATGGATACGGCAAAGAGAAAGGGCGTAATCCGAATTATACTTTCGCGTATCGTGTCGGTTTCAACGGGAAGAAAATAACCCTGTTGACACCGGAAAATGCGACTCACGGGGTGTTTATTCATTTGCCCGGGAATCTGATTGTTGATAATTTTTCCCGGATAGACACGGTACCGCGCATCTCCGTGCGGGACGGTAACGGACGTTTGTTGACGGTGCTGGAAGAGGCGGATGTTTCCAAGCTGTTGGAATACGGGTGGAAGTTCCCGGAACAGTTTACCGTGAAGGCTGCCGACGGGAAGACGGATTTGTACGGGATCATGTGGAAACCTTATGATTTTGATCCCTCGAAGAAATACCCGATCGTGTCGCAGGTGTACCCCGGGCCACAGACAGAAACCGTGTGGACGGACTTTACGGTGCTGGATCGTTATAATAACACGGCTTTGGCTCAACGGGGTATTATCGTGGTTTGTTTCGGACACCGGGGTGGTTCGCCTTTCCGGGATAAAGCGTACGCCACGTACGGGTATGGAAATTTGAGGGATTACGCTCTGGCGGATGACAAGTACGGCATCGAGCAGTTGGGACGAGAATACGCGTTTATTGACACGAATCGGGTAGGTATTTTCGGTCACTCCGGGGGTGGTATGATGGCTTTTGCCGCTATTTGTACTTACCCGGATTTTTATAAGGTTGCCGTGGCTTCTTCCGGGAATCATGATAACCGTATCTATAACCGGACGTGGGGAGAGACTTACCAGGGGATAGGCGATGATCATAAATTTACCGTTAAAACGAATCAGGAGTTGGCGAAATATCTGAAAGGGCATTTACTCTTGGTTACGGGTGAGGTGGATAACAACGTGCATCCGGCTAACACGTTCCGGGTGGCGAATGAATTGATCCTGCAAGGGAAGGACTTCGATTTGCTGGTGTTGCCGGGGCAAGGACATGGGTATGATGGCCCTTATAAGGCCTATTTTGAAAAGAAGAAGAGGGATTATTTCACGAAATACTTGTTGAATAAATAATTGTAATACAGTTTGTAAATTGTGAAGGAGAGATTTCCGGTGAAAACGGATTTTTCTCCTTTCGTTTTTTATCGTGTCGGGTAAATGCGTTTGCCTCGAAGGGGTGGAAGGTAGACGATGGTATCTCGCACGGTAGTCTCGCCGGTGTCTCACTAGTAAGTTCATTGAAAGTTAACTGAAAATTGACTGGAAATTGATTGAATATTCAATCGAAGTATAATCGAAGTCTAATTGATGCATAATCGAAGCATTAGTGAAGTGCTAGTGAATCAACGGTTCATCTCCGGTGCGTGTGTAGCGGAATACTAGGGAGGAATATTCGTGTTGTTTATGATTTTTCCTATATTTGTGATCTATTTATGCACGATGGATAAAGCGGAAACAATATTGAATATGTTTAAGGTTGCGGAAAAGGAGGCTTTTCAGTTACTTTATAGCTCGTATTATGAGACGTTGGTGCTTTTTGCCAATCAGATTATAGATGATTCGCAAGCGGCAGAGGATATCGTGCAGGATTGTCTGGTGAAGTTCTGGATTTCCAAGCGATACAGAACGTTAGAGTCCGGTCTGGATAAATATATATTTCAGGCGGTAAAGTTTTCTTCCTTGAATTACGTGAGAGGGGACAATATGGGATATAGTCATTATTACGCTGAGGTGTTACGGGTGAAACAGGTGGCAGAAGAGGTGGCTAAGGGGAAGAATTTGGTTGTCGTTTTTGACGAACTGTTCAAGGGTACGAATGTCAAAGACGCTTATGATGCGACCGTATCGGTAACCGAGGCGTTCTCCATGAACCGGAATTGTACGTTTATCATCTCCACTCATATCATTGAGGCGGGGCATGCTTTGCGGGAGCGCCTTGATAATTTGCATTTTGTTTTTGTACCGACCTTGATGAAAGGAAACGTACCTACTTATCCCTATCGACTTGAAGAAGGAATTACGGATGATCGTCATGGTATGCTGATCATCAATAACGAGCGGATCCTTGAAATGTTGGAATAGTATTATTATCTTTGTGGCACTAGATTTATAGTGTTATGGCAAGAAAAGAAATTACATATATCCCTTCGGCAGAGGTTTGCTCGAAAGAGATTCATATTGTGTTGGAAGACGAGGTGATTGAGGAAGTCGGTTTTAAGAAAGGATGTGCCGGGAATACACAAGGAGTGGCAGCCTTGTTGAAAGGAATGAAAAGGGAAGAAGCTATCCGCCGATTGCGGGGAATCTGTTGTGGGAAAAAGTCAACTTCTTGTCCCGATCAGTTGGCTCAAGCGTTGGAAAATATGGTGTAATTAGAGCGTGATTCTACCGATATAATCGGCAGAACGTTGAACCAAATTTAGATAAAGACGACATAAAGCTAAGACATAGCTGAGTTATGTCGTCTTTATCTTTTTTTGATGCCTTTGATGTGTATCACTTAAACTTTAAATAGGTATGGATAAGGGTTGAAAATGTTTTATTTTACGAGATGTTAAATTTATGATTTTATTAAGAAAATATTTGGTAAATATAAAATAATGTTATATATTTACAAAAAGCAATGATAGGAGCGGGAGTTTGATTTAAGTTAGTAACTTTTAAAATGAAAAGAGATGAAAACTAAATGGAATCAAATGGTAATTGTAGTTCTGCTACTGGTCGTTATCACGAGTATTGTTGTTTACATGTGGATTGGTTTTGCGGAGTTGATCCATTTCTTTGATCACGCTGCAGGTGAGGCTCTCACGGGAATGAAAGTGGTAGGATTGTAACGTGAAGGTTAACCGAGAATGGGGTAAATGGTGGATAAATTTTCCGGGCAGAGTCAATAACCCGATAATTATTGTTATTTTTGTAGGTGTAAAATGTATATGTAAATGGCACCTAAAACGATTCGGGTATTATCTTTATTTTCAGGTTGTGGTGGAATGGATTTAGGATTGGAAGGAGGTTTCTCTATCCATAGGGGGTGTATTAATGAAAAAAGTAATCCTGATTTTATTGAAAAGCAAGGACAAGGTAATTTGGTAAAATTACGTTCTACTCGTTTTCAACTTGTTTTTGCCAATGATATTTTGAAAGAGGCTCGGGTGGCTTGGACTCGTTATTTCGCGAAGTACGGCTATAAACCGGATGTTTACCGGGAAGAGAGTATCGTGGATCTTGTGAAACGTCATAAAGCGGGAGAGAAGATTTTTCCGGAGGGTATAGATGTGGTTACAGGAGGTTTCCCATGTCAAGATTTCAGCGTTGCGGGGAAACGTAATGGATTCAATTCTCATAAAGATCACAAGGGAAAAATTATTGAAGGGGATATTGCCTCGGAGGAAACCCGTGGTAAGTTATATATGTGGATGAAAGAGGTGATTGAAATCACGAAACCCAAATTATTTATTGCCGAAAACGTGAAAGGATTGGTAAATCTTTCTAATGTGAAGGAAATTATTCAACAAGATTTTTCCCGGGCAGATGAAGACGGGTATATCGTGCTGGAGCCTCGTGTACTGCATGCTGCGGATTATGGTGTTCCCCAATCCCGGGAACGAGTGATTTTTATCGGTATTCGTAAATCAGCTTTAATCCCCGCGGCCCGTGAGGCATTGACACGTGATGTTATTCCTGATGAGTACGTGCCTTACCCGTCTCCCAGTCATGCATATCATATTAAGAATAAGGGATTTATGGAACCTCAAACGGTGGGAGGGATGTTTACCGGGTTGAAAGAACCGGAAGAGAGCAACGATTTCTCGCAAAAGGTTTATTCTAAAGCCAAGTTCATGGGTACGCATTGTCAGGGGCAAACCGAAGTGGATGTAAACGGGATCGGACCGACAATTCGTGCCGAGCATCATGGTAATATAGAATATCGGCGACTGTCCAAAGAGCATGGTGGTGTTATTGACCGAGAATTGGACAAGGGGTTAAAAGAGCGTCGTTTAACGCCGCGGGAATGTGCGTTGATACAAACGTTTCCTCTTGATTATGAATTTGTGATTCCTCGGGAGGACAATAAGCAGAGATATATTTTAAGTCCTTCGGCAGCCTATAAGATTATAGGAAATGCCGTTCCGCCTTTATTGGCTTACCATATCGGAAAACGAATTGAGAATTTGTGGAATCTTTATTTTGGAACTGATGAAGTCATTATTTAACCTTGATACGCGGGATGATGCCGCTTTTGAAGCGTTATTACAAAAAACGGTAGATGTGATGAACCGGGAGGCTTTGGCGTGTCCGAAAATGTATGCAGGTTTATTAGGTAGCAAATTGGAAGATAAGGTGGTGGAAGTGTTGCGACAATGTGCCGTGGATACCTGTTTCGAGCATCAGATTATGAAATACTCCGGGCAACGTTTTCCGGATATTGTTGTTGGTGGTTATTACGGGGTTGAGGTAAAAACCACGAAATACAATCACTGGAAATCGACGGGTAGCAGTGTTGCCGAGGGAACCCGTGTGGAAGGTGTGGAGCGGGTGTATCTTTTATTTGGGAAGATGTGTGAACCGATTCGTTTTGTCTGTAAACTTTACGAAGAGTGTTTGTCGGAAGTTGTAGTGACCCATTCTCCCCGTTATCAGGTGGATATGAACTTGTCAAAAGGTGAAACGATATTTGATAAATTGGGAATTCCTTACAATGAATTGCGTCGTCAACCTAATCCTATTCGTACGATACTTGGTTATTATCGTTCTCGTTTGAAAGAGGGGGAAGAGTTGTGGTGGTTGGATAACGACAATTTGCGGGCTTCCAACCTTGTGATTCGGATGTGGAGTTCTTTGTCACAGAAAGAGAAACGGGCTTACCGGATTAAAGGGTTTGTTTTTTTCCCGGAATTATTAAGTAAACGTTCGGATAAATTTAACCGGATGGCTGTTTGGCTAGCTACTCGCGAGGGTATTGTTTGTCCTAGCTTGAGAGATGTTTTCTCAGCTGGAGGGAAGGTGTGTATCGTGAAAGACGGGGAAAAATATCCGGGGGTTTCAAAGGTAATCGGAAGACTTTACCGGGAGTTGTCGACAATAAAAGAATTGGTTCAACACGTTGATTGCGATGAATTACAAGAATACTGGATGTGTCCGGTGGATAATGAATCTAAGTGGGAAACATGGTGTCGGCTGGCAATCAAGCATCTTGAAACAATCAACACAACCCGAATCCCCTTGGAAAAATTAATTCGTTAATATGATCTCCCTATAGTTTTAATCGGAAAATGTCGGATACTTGTTTAAAGCCGTGATGTTCAAAGAAACGGTGGGCCGAATGGTTATTGACTCCCGATTCGAGATAACAATCCTGTATTCCATTTGCCCGGAAACTCTCTGTTGCTCTTTGCAGTAACTCCTGCCCGATGTGTTTGCCTCGATAAGCCGGATCCACGCTGAGGTCAAAAATGACCCCGTAAGGAGAGGCTCCATCATTCGTGATACCGAATAATACAAAACCGATGATAGTTCTATCGTCTAGGTAGAGCAGGAGGGTATTATCCGGGTTTTCCACTTGTCGGTCGAGATATTTCAGCCACATTTCTTTGTAATTCGGGGCGAGTTCATTGCCGTCAAGAGCGATGCCCATTTGCAGTTCCCCGTGGGAAATATAGGCTTTGTGAGACTCTATGATACGGGAAAAAAATTCGCAAAGTTGTGTTCTATAATTGATGGAATATGTTGTTATCATACGTGTAAATTTATTGTGATTTTCTTCTACTATGTTTTATGCGAAGATAGTGAATAATTACCCGAATCATAATTTTCATGCTGAAATATATGCCAATGGAAGTAATAATAACCAGTACAACAGCCGTGAATACCCCAAATTCCTTGGAAATCATCGAGAACACGGGAGCTTCACCGTCACCTTCCAATAGTACCCCGAAAAGGGAGGCTATAGAGATGAAAAGAAGAATGTTTTTCGTGCTGTTGGCTTCTTTCAGGTCTGCAATATTGTTGGCATTTGTTAGGGATTTATCCACTCTTTCCGTGATGTCCTTTAATTGTTGTTCGTCAGCATCAATTCGTAGTCTTCGGCTTGTTTCGTGGTACATGTGTTTGTGAGACATATAGCGTAGATAACGCACCGAATCGAGTTGCAGGATCACATCGGACAAGCTGATGCTTAGGCGGGCATTCTGCTCGATCATGTCCAAAATCTTGTCATTGATGATCGTGAATCCCTGTTGCCCGTCCTTTGATTCCGGATGACTGTTGTCTTTGATTGCTTGTCGGGAGTTGAAAATATACTTGTTTAGCACGTAGTTGATAGTGTGTTTTTTAGCTAACAGAATTTCGACTAATACGAGATATTCCGGCCAACTGACGTGATAACGGTCTCGTCGGGCCAAGTGTTTCTTCCAATCGGTGGGAGCTTCTTTTCCGCGATTTCCATACGTGCCGATAACGAGACTCATGTTTTCATTTGCCAGCACAAGATCATCGGTATCGATAGCGATGTTTTTCCCACAAATATCTTCGAAGCTTGAATCCATACGGTAAGGCCATTCTTCGGGGTAGAGACTCATGAGGCCCACGAGTTCCGCTTTGTGGCATTGTTCGATGTGTTCGATAACTTGGTCTTCCCTCATCCGGTCAAAACGGATTCGTCCATCGTGACCGATACTTTCCCAAATATCCAGAAAGATATAATTATGCCATCCGTATTCGAATTCTTTGAATTCCTTACTTTTGCCTAAGTCTTTTTGTTTTTGTTTGTCAAAGAAATAGCGATAACGTCTTTGTACTTCATCGAAAGTAACACCTTTGATTTTCACGGTTGTCGTGTGGACGTGTGATTCTTCATCGATATGCAAGTTGCTAATTGAAACTACTTTCAAGGAACCGTCGATTTCTTGGCCTTTCTTCTTGTTGTTATATACCCAATGCTCCACGTGTTGCACGATCCCGGCTACGGCAATCAGTTGATCCGTGTTGAACGGAATGTCCGTCTGGCAAAACTTGGTTCCATTAATTCTTCCCGTCGGGCTTACGATGATCCTGTAGGAAATTTCAACCGTCTTGTTGAAAAACACGGCAGCTCGTACGTGTACGTGTCCCCATAGCCTGACGGGAGTGTTTCCGTCAATGTCAATACAGATGTCAAACCCTTTCAAGCGATAACGGTTGATTACTTTATCCGAGTGGGTGAACAACTGATCGTCAAAATGCCCGTCATCATCTTTTTTGATGAAGAAATTTGTTTCGGGTGTCAAGGGAATTTCAATTCCCGCGGAGGTAAAGGTCTGTATCAGTATGATGGAAAATTCATTGTAGATAAGACCGGATTCACACTGGTTGTAATTTCTCATAATACGCACGTTTTGTGCAAATATAATAAATTTTGTAAGGAACTTATATACGAGTTTATTGTAAAATAATGATATATCTTGGATGTGTAATCTGTTGATAATTAAGCGTTTTTTGCAAAGAGAGAATTATAGAGGGGCGTTATAATGTTCTATTGGGTTTAAATTGTGAAACAATATTCGTAAAATACTTGATTTTTATAATTATTTTCATAAATTTAAAGTATATATTACTAGCTAAATTTGTGAACGCCATGGGATTCGAAGGACATGTATTTGATATGATTCGACGTACGAAGCAAAATCGGAAAATGCTTCAGGATCGTCGTGATCGGATGAAAGATCTCATCAAGAAAATAAACGAAAAGCCTTTAACAGGTTTGCTGCAAATTTGTATATAAGTTTCTATCTTTTAATTTTTCAGATACTAGATTTTATTTCTTTTATGGAAATAAAGTATCTGCTTAATTTTGCATTACCTTTGTCCAAAAGGTTTGGATCATGGAGGTTTTTATCAAAAAAATAAGGGAGGCTTACCCGTTATCGGATGAAACCGTTCGTTTGTTGCTCGGTCACACGGAACGAGTTGTTCTTCCTAAAGGAGAACTGTTGATGCGGGAAGGAACAGTTGCAAAATATACCTATTTTATTATCAAAGGATTTGCACGTGGATTTTTTCACAAGGAGGATAGGGATATTACGATTTGGTTCGCTTCCGAGGGAATGTCCCTTTTATCCATGAACGGATATATGTTTTCAACTGCCGGATACGAGAACGTGGAATTGCTGGAAGAATGTGATCTGTTGAAAATATCAAATGAAACGTTGAATTGTTTATTTGATTCCAATATCGAATTGGCGAATTGGGGACGACGGATGTCTGACGGGATTATATTGAAATTCGAAAAATTATTTATGGAACGCTATTTTATGTCAGCCTCGGAGCGTTATCATTTATTGGTTGAGCGGGAACCGGAGATTCTAAAGAAGGTTCCGCTTCGCCATATAGCATCATTTTTAGGTATTTCGCAGGTATCGTTAAGTAGGATCAGGGCGGGAATTCAGTAATTTTAGATACCAATCGTACGAAATCTAATGTACTAGGTGATGACTTCTGTTTTTTTACATATGTAAATTGAAAAGTTAGGAATTTTACAGACCTTTGTGCCCGTTTAATTTAGAAATAGAAAATAGAATGAGGCAGTTGAAAGGTGTACTATTAGCAATGATTTCATCATCCACGTTTGGATTGATCCCCTTGTTTGCTCTTCCGGCCATGAAGGAGGGCGTGGGGTTGGATTCCGTGTTATTTTATCGTTTTGCTATTTCCGCGGTGGTCGTGGGAGTTTATTTGCTATTACGGCGTACGGATCTTCGGGTTACTTTAAAGGAGTTTGGAACAATGTTTCTGTTAGGAGGAGCGTATGCTTCTACCTCGCTTTTCCTAACAGCATCTTACCTGTACATTCCCAGCGGAGTGGCCACGACGATTCATTTCCTTTACCCGGTGTTGGTTACTGCCATCATGATTGTTTTCTTTAAAGATAAAATATCACTCTCCGTGATCATTGCAACGGTGCTGGCTATTGGAGGAGTCTATTTGTTGAGTAGTGGCGAGGGGCAGGGACGGATCAGTTTAAAAGGACTTTTCATGGTACTGTCGACCGTCGTTACTTACGCGATATATATCGTTGGGGTAAATAAGTCCTGTATACGGCACATGGAAGGGTTGAAGATGACTTTTTACATGTTGTTCTGTTGCACGATTATTTTCGGAGTGAATATTTTGGTAAAAGGGCAGGGGTTGGATATGATGCCTAGCGCGAATGCCGTGGTGCATATCTTTTTGTTATCTTTAATTCCAACTCTTGTATCCGATTTAACGTTAATATTGGCAATACAGCACGTGGGTTCAACCACGGCTGCCATTCTGGGATGCATGGAACCCCTGACGGCAGTGAGTATGGGGGTTTTGTTTTTAGAGGAACGTTTTGGAATAGGGCAAATACTAGGAGTTGTTATCGTGCTGGTTGCCGTGTTTATCGTGATCCTGTCCAGTCAGCCGGGACATTTTTCCATGAAACGTTTGATCCCGTCATTTATAAAGATAAGAAGATAAAATTAAAGATTCGTGTTATGGTGAATTTGATTAGAATAACAGAGCCGACAGATATTCGTTTACAGAAACTTCTTTCCCTTTATGAGGAGGCTTTCCCGGAGGAGGAGAGACGCAATGCCAAGCAATTGAAACGGTTGATAAGCGAGAAACCGGAAATGTATTTTAATGCTATCGAGACGAACGGTGTTTTGTCCGGTTTGTTTATCTACTGGGATATGCGGGATTTTTACTACCTCGAACATTTAGCCGTTTTCACCCCGATGCGCAATTTGAAAATCGGACAACAGGTGTTGGACTATATAGCAGAACATTTAGACGGTATGCGATTGTTGGAAGTGGAACCGACCACGGATGAGATGACTACTCGTAGGGTAAATTATTATCGTCGAAACGGGTATGAGATTCTCGATAAAACTTACATGCAACCTTCTTACGATGAAGATATTGAGGTCGGTAACCTTTGGATCATGGGTAACCGGAAGTCTGGTCGTTTACAGGAGTTTATCGAGCGGATAAAGCAGGTGGTTTACCGGGAAAATCGATAACGATTAAACTTTCCCGATTATTGATCGTTTCTTAGTGAGAGCTATAAGAGAAAGAATGGAAATACATAAGAGAAAGAACCTATTGCTCGTTGATTGCTCAGAGCTTAAACAGTGCTTACACATCTCGTTATGGATGAGCGACGTTTGAGCTTCGAATGAGCTCTGGACGTGGGGTATTATTTGGAACTTATTTGTTCTTTATTTGGGATACATTTGTGTATAAATCGTGGGTTAAAATGCAGGAGGATACTTGATTGTTGTGTTTTCTCGATTTTATATGTTATTTTTGCATTTGGTTATTGTAAATGAAATCTTTATATTGTAAATTACAGGTAACATAATTAGATTATGGCAATACAAAGCGAAGCTGCTCTTGAAACTGGACTTGTCCAGACGCTCCAGCAAATGAGTTACGAGTATATTCAGATTGACGAAGGAACAAATCTAAAAGAGAATTTCAAGCGGCAACTGGAAATACATAATAAGAAACAATTAGCAGAACATGGGCGAGAGCGATTTACCGAGGCGGAGTTTGATAAAATTTTACTTTATCTTGAAGGTGGTTCTCGTTTTGAAAAGGCTAAAAAACTTCGAGATCTTTTTGCTTTAGAACTTGAAAATGGTTGTCGTTTGTGGGTGTCATTTCTCAATAAGAAACAATGGTGTCAAAATGAGTTTCAAGTTTCTAACCAAATCACGATAGAGGGACGCAAGAAATGTCGATATGATGTTACTATCTTGGTGAATGGTTTACCATTAGTACAAATCGAATTAAAACGCCGAGGTACAGAATTGAAACAGGCATATAATCAAGTGCAGCGTTACCATAAGACTTCATTTCATGGTCTGTTCGATTACATTCAGATATTTGTTATTTCCAATGGGGTGAACACGCGTTATTTTGCAAACAATCCTAATCAGGGCTATAAATTCACGTTCACTTGGACGGATGCTGCAAATACACCGTTTAACGATCTTTCGATGTTTGCACAAATGTTCTTTGATAAATGTACTCTTGGTAAGATGATAAGTAAATATATCGTACTGCATGAGGGTGATAAATGTTTGATGGTACTACGTCCTTACCAATATTACGCGGTAGAAGAGATCCTCAATTGTGTACAGAACACCAATAAAAATGGATATATCTGGCATACGACGGGGGCGGGAAAGACGCTCACGTCGTTTAAAGCGGCTCAGTTAGTGTCTGAAATGGATGGTGTGGATAAAGTGATGTTTGTGGTTGATCGTCATGATCTTGATACTCAAACACAATCAGAATATGACGCTTTTGAGCCTGGGGCAGTGGATAGTACCGAGAATACTTCTGAATTAACACGCAGACTTGAAAGCGACTCGAAGATCATAATTACCACGATACAGAAGCTCAATGCTGCAGTAACACGTACTTGGTATAGTTCGCGTCTAGAGAAAGTGAAGAACAGTCGAATGGTGATGATTTTCGATGAATGTCACCGGAGTCATTTTGGAGACAGTCATAAAAATATTGTAAAATTTTTTCATAACCTACAAATTTTTGGTTTTACCGGAACTCCAATATTTGTCGAGAACTCTGTTGATAAGCGTACAACGAAAGAAATTTTTGGAGAGTGCTTACATAAGTATCTTATTAAAGATGCCAT from Butyricimonas virosa encodes the following:
- a CDS encoding prolyl oligopeptidase family serine peptidase, giving the protein MKRILFLLWGLLVFYQVGAQNRKIAFEKTTLREALNKASSERKLTFVDCYTEYCGPCKTMDALVFTLDSVADFFNSTFVNVKLDMLSEDGKQYADTYKIGAYPSFLLLDHEGKIVYKFVGGKTADVFMAEIRKGMRPDNRVARMNETYASGKYSNDFLREYVQLKLQLLERKECLRLGKEYFDRLTPRERVKAENWFLFEDRVLGGVNSANMRYLLEHWQEFVKEYGEEKVFDRITSLYRDMTEWVLQGWYFNDFERKPEDFVYYKQRIAAIPVHFQRDYLIMMDVNKAICEGDKATARKLLEDHIADFDKKNQQVMFGGMSLFPLREGKYDPQLLNIARKVVQSDGLTNLVNYFKSILSPEEVYTGEKYDVQNLKDKIGSTMIVPFFHPTKPLFWYVWDDGSGKRVYYAYDARMGKRELYDQEVIDSLVRDMFPGQEGSVYYSPEFEGDELLAKLQVRGKTFVYDARKRVLLPSEPKKYPEVRPYGVSPDLKYELITREHDLWLEDKDQKKQVQLTFDGEDDYEFEIPDIEWLTEDGTFYITRKDERDIRTFPLVYSLREPQPVVSEYKYELPGDTLVARQELFVGNVRTGDFKKVDVERWRGQLLEVLKVADVHDRVFFIRKKGTRDEFELCSADAKTGEVKVILHEVSKPYLNEELFSCRVVNGGKDIFLWSDRSGWGHYYHYSGEGKLLNAVTSGEWTAGRIMKIDTEKKQIYLYGYGKEKGRNPNYTFAYRVGFNGKKITLLTPENATHGVFIHLPGNLIVDNFSRIDTVPRISVRDGNGRLLTVLEEADVSKLLEYGWKFPEQFTVKAADGKTDLYGIMWKPYDFDPSKKYPIVSQVYPGPQTETVWTDFTVLDRYNNTALAQRGIIVVCFGHRGGSPFRDKAYATYGYGNLRDYALADDKYGIEQLGREYAFIDTNRVGIFGHSGGGMMAFAAICTYPDFYKVAVASSGNHDNRIYNRTWGETYQGIGDDHKFTVKTNQELAKYLKGHLLLVTGEVDNNVHPANTFRVANELILQGKDFDLLVLPGQGHGYDGPYKAYFEKKKRDYFTKYLLNK
- a CDS encoding MutS-related protein; amino-acid sequence: MIFPIFVIYLCTMDKAETILNMFKVAEKEAFQLLYSSYYETLVLFANQIIDDSQAAEDIVQDCLVKFWISKRYRTLESGLDKYIFQAVKFSSLNYVRGDNMGYSHYYAEVLRVKQVAEEVAKGKNLVVVFDELFKGTNVKDAYDATVSVTEAFSMNRNCTFIISTHIIEAGHALRERLDNLHFVFVPTLMKGNVPTYPYRLEEGITDDRHGMLIINNERILEMLE
- a CDS encoding TIGR03905 family TSCPD domain-containing protein, with the protein product MARKEITYIPSAEVCSKEIHIVLEDEVIEEVGFKKGCAGNTQGVAALLKGMKREEAIRRLRGICCGKKSTSCPDQLAQALENMV
- a CDS encoding DNA cytosine methyltransferase, which encodes MAPKTIRVLSLFSGCGGMDLGLEGGFSIHRGCINEKSNPDFIEKQGQGNLVKLRSTRFQLVFANDILKEARVAWTRYFAKYGYKPDVYREESIVDLVKRHKAGEKIFPEGIDVVTGGFPCQDFSVAGKRNGFNSHKDHKGKIIEGDIASEETRGKLYMWMKEVIEITKPKLFIAENVKGLVNLSNVKEIIQQDFSRADEDGYIVLEPRVLHAADYGVPQSRERVIFIGIRKSALIPAAREALTRDVIPDEYVPYPSPSHAYHIKNKGFMEPQTVGGMFTGLKEPEESNDFSQKVYSKAKFMGTHCQGQTEVDVNGIGPTIRAEHHGNIEYRRLSKEHGGVIDRELDKGLKERRLTPRECALIQTFPLDYEFVIPREDNKQRYILSPSAAYKIIGNAVPPLLAYHIGKRIENLWNLYFGTDEVII
- a CDS encoding GNAT family N-acetyltransferase, which gives rise to MITTYSINYRTQLCEFFSRIIESHKAYISHGELQMGIALDGNELAPNYKEMWLKYLDRQVENPDNTLLLYLDDRTIIGFVLFGITNDGASPYGVIFDLSVDPAYRGKHIGQELLQRATESFRANGIQDCYLESGVNNHSAHRFFEHHGFKQVSDIFRLKL